The Streptomyces pratensis genomic interval CCTCGCGTGGATCGCGTCCCGGCCCAGCAACCGGGGCCGTTGAGCCCGACCGGCCACCGGACACATGGCCGGCCGCCCGGCACCTGCCCGACTACCGGACCCAGGCCGAACCGAACGCCCGGGCACCTGCCCGACTGCCGGGCGATCAGGCTCCCTTCGCCGGCTCGATGATCGTGACGCCCGCTCCGGGCGCGGTGCCCATCGCGGCGAGGGCAGCGGGGGCCGCGCCCAGGGGGATGGTGGAGGTCACGAGCAGATCAGGCCGCAGGGTCCCGGCTCGCACCATGTCCATCATCGGCGGGTAGGCGTGAGCGGCCATGCCGTGGCTGCCGAGGATCTCCAGCTCCAGCGCGATCACCCGCGCCATGGGAACGACGGGGTCACCGGCCGCCGAGGGCAGCAGCCCGACCTGGACATGCCGGCCCTGCCGCCGAAGGCTGCGGACCGAGGCCGCGCAGGTGACGGGGGAGCCCAGCGCGTCCAGCGACAGATGCGCACCGCCGCCGGTCAGTTCGTGTACGGCCTCGTCCGCACCGGCGGGGTGCGCGGAGGCATCCACGCAAGCGGACGCGCCGAACGCCCGCGCCAGCTCCAGAGCCCGCCGCGAGACATCGACGGCGACGACCCTCGCACCGCACGCCACCGCGATCATCACGGCCGACAGCCCGACTCCGCCGCACCCGTGCACGGCGACCCACTCCCCGGGGGCCACCCGCCCCTGTCCCACCACGGCCCGGAACGCAGTGGCGAACCGGCACCCGAGTCCGGCCGCCGTGGCGGACGACAGGCCTTCGGGCACGGCGACCAGATTGACGTCCGCCTGTTCCAGCGCCACGTACTCGGCGAAGGATCCCCAGTGGGTGAAGCCCGGCTGGGTCTGCCTCTCACAGACCTGCTGAGCACCGGCCGCACAGGCGGGGCACCGGCCGCAGGCGCAGACGAAGGGCACGGTGACCCGGTCGCCTGCCCGCCAGTTGTGCACACCGGGTCCCGCTTCCTCGACCACTCCGGCCAGTTCGTGCCCGGGTACGTGCGGGAGGACGATGTCCGGGTCGTGGCCCATCCAGCCGTGCCAGTCACTCCGGCACAGCCCCGTGGCCTCGACCCGGACCACCACTCCCCCTGCCGAGGGGGTGGGGTCCGGGATGTCCCGGACCCGGGCCTCCTGCCCGAACTCCTCGAACACCACTGCCCGCATCGGCCCCGCCTCCCGTGGTCCCGGCTCGCGCCGTCCGGCTCCCTGACCCGGCGAATCTACGCCCCGGCCGTGATCTTGTCCCGCTCCCGTCCGGTCGCTCCGGACATCTCATCGGCGTCCTGGCGCCCCGGCGGGGCCGACTCCCCTTCGCTCAGCCCGAAGCGCCTGTGAAAGGCGCGCAGCGGCGCGGGGGCCCACCAGGTGACGCGGCCCATCAGCTTCATGACGGCCGGCACCAGCAGGCTGCGTATCACCATGGCGTCCATCAGCACGGCCAGCGCGATCCCGAGCCCGAGCATCTTCGTGTTGGTCACGCGCGAGGTGCCTATGGCGACCATCACGACAGCCAGGATGACGGCGGCCGCCGTGATCAGTCCGCCGGTGTGACGGAGCCCGAACGTCACCGAATGCTCGTGGTCGCCGGTTCGGTCGTACTCCTCCTTGATCCGGGAGAGCAGGAACACGCCGTAGTCCATGGACAGACCGAAGGCGACGCAGAACATCAGCACGGGCAGGCTCGTCTCTATGTCACCTGTGCTGGTGAAGGAGAGGATCCCGGACAGATTTCCGTCCTGGAAGACCCAGACCACCGCTCCGAACATGGCTGTCAGGCTGAGCGCGTTGAGCACGACCGCCTGGAGCGGTATCAGAACGCTGCCGGTCAGCAGGAAGACCAGCAACAGCGTCACGACGACGATGATCCCCACCGCCCAGGGAAGCCGGTCCGCTATGGCGTCCTTGGAGTCGACCAGGACGGCCGCCGTCCCGGTCACCGAGGTGTCGAACGGTGCGGGCTCGGCCCTCAGCTCGCGGACCAGGTCCTGGGCCCCCTGCCCGACGGACTCCCCCTCCGGCAGGACGTCGAAGTACGCCGATCCCTCTCCCGTGACGGGGCCGTCGACCCGCTGCACCCCGGGGATCGCGGCGATCCGTTCCCGGAAGTCGGCGTACTGGCCCGGGCTCGCAGCACCTGCGGCGAGCACCTCGAGTCCGCCGCCGGGGCTGCCGGGGAAGCCCTCCCGTATGTGCTCCTGAACTACGCGGGACTCGGCTGTGGCGGGCAGCTGCCGGTCGTCCGCCGTACCGAACTTCACGCCGAGGAACGGGAGCCCAAGGAGGACGAGCCCGACCGTGGTCACCACGGCGAACACAGGAGCCCTGCGCATCACCAGCACCGAGAAGCGGGCCCACCCTCTGCCCGGACCATCGGCTGCGCCCGGCCCCTCCCCCGCACCCGCTCCGGCGGCCGGCTTTCCGCGCCGACGCAGCAGGCGGCGCAGGTCGAGGGAATTGACCCGTGGGCCGAGCAGCATCAGCGCGGCCGGCAGCAGGATCAGGGCAGCGGCGGCGGCCAGCAGCACCACGGCGATGCCCGCGTAGGCGAACGAGCGCAGGAAGTACTGCGGGAAGACCATCATGGCGGCCAGCGACACCGCCACCGTGAGCGCGGAGAACAGCACTGTGCGTCCGGCCGTGCGCAGGGTCGTGCCGATCGCCGTCCGGGTGTCGGCCCCGGCGGCCAGCTCCTCACGGAAGCGGCGCACGATGAACAGGGCGTAGTCGATGGCGAGTCCGAGGCCCAGCGCAGTGGTGAGGTTCTGGGCGAAGACCGAGACATCGGTGAATTCGGTGATGCCGCGCAGGACGGCGTTGGTCCCGAGGATCGCGACGATGCCGACGCCGAGCGGCAGCAGGGCCGCGATCGCGCTGCCGAAGACCATGACCAGCAGGACCAGCGTCACGGGCAGGGCGATGAGCTCGGCCCGCAGTAGGTCCTCCTGGATGATGCTCTGCATCTCGTGCTGCACGGCGACGGGTCCGCCGACGGTGACCTCCACCGGTCCGTGCTTGCCCCGGTAGGAGGGGGCTATCCGGTCGAGGATCTCGCCGGCGGCCTTCTCGTCGCCTTCGATCCGGGCGGCGACGATCGCTTCGTGCCCGTCCGTGGAGCGCAGCGCCGGGGACTTCGTCCGCCAGTACGAGCCCACGCCCACGATGCCCGGCTCGGCCGACAGCCGCTCGGCGAGCCGGGCGCCTTCTGCGGCCACCGAGGGGTCGTCGACGGAGGCACCGCCGCTGTCGACGAGAAGGAGCAGGTTGGGCTGTGAGTCGGGGAACTCACGCTCCAGCGCCTGGGTCGCGTAGGTGGACTCGGCGTCGGGCGCCTCCCAGCCGCCACTGCCCATCCGGTCGGCCACTCCGCCGCCGGCGAACACGGCGAGCGCCGTGATCACCAGGGCGGCCAGCAATGTGAGCCGTGGCCGCGCTGTGACGAAGCGGGTCCACCCACCGACACGCTCTGCGCTGTTGACTTCGGACATGGTGCGGTGTCCCCTTCACCGGGACCCGGGGCAGCACAGGGCAGCACGGGTCGGCCATTGCCTCGTACACTGACAAACACGAGCACCCGCTCGCGTTTCCTCAGAATGCGAGCGCCTACTCGCATTTGTCAACCGCGTCTTGAAAGCTGGGGATCGACCGTGCCGGAGGCCAGAGCGGAAGAATCCGCCACACCCACGCAGAGCCACGAGCGGGAGAAGGGCGCGGGAGACGCCCCGGCGGCCGGCGAGGGCGCGGGCGGGCGGCCGCGCCGCCGTCAGGCGCGCGGCGAGGCCCGCATCGCCCAGTTGCTCGAAGCCGCGGCCGAGGTCTTCAGCGCCAGCGGATACAACGGCGCCAGCACCAACGCCATCGCCCGCGAGGCCGGCGTCTCACCCGGCACGCTGTACCAGTTCTTCCCCAACAAGGAAGCCATCGCCATCGAGCTCGGCGAACAGCTCATGCACCGCTGGCGGGAGACGTACGGCGCCGCATTCGTCGTCAGCCGCGTCGAACTGCCGCTCGACCGGATGCTGGACACGGTCCTCGACCCGCTGATCGCCTTCAACTGCGAGAACCCGGCCTTCGCCGTACTCACCCACGGATCCGAGATCCCGGGCGTCATCACCCGGGAGCACGACGTCATGCACGCGGCCATGCTCACCAGGACCGAACAACTGCTCAGCGCCTACCTGCCGGACCTCTCCCCGGACCAGGCCACCCGCACCGCCGAGATGTCCTTCACCCTCTTCAAGGCCGGACTGGACCTGATCATGTCGCACGATGGAGCCGAACGGGACGCGTACATCAGGGAGTTGAAGACCGTGATGCACCGCTACCTGGAGCCCTTGATGTGTGACGCGCCCGACGCGGCGACAGCCAGGAAGGTTGATACCCCCTAGGGGTATAGTGGTGCGTGCGGGCCGGCGCACCGGGTACCCCGGCGCCCTCTCGTGCCACATCCGCCACATACACATGTGCCTGCGAAGAGGAGAACGTCATGACCGCCGAAACCGACACGCCCCGGACCGCCGGCTCCTGCTGCTCGTCCACCGGTTCCTGCAACGACGGGGCGGCCGGCACCCCGGTGGGCGTCACCACCGTCTACGAGGTGAAGGGCATGACCTGCGGCCACTGCGAAGGGGCGGTCTCGGAGGAGATCTCCGGGATCGAGGGGGTCACCTCGGTGACGGCGGAGGCCGCAACCGGCCGCGTGACCGTCACCTCCGCGACACCCCTCACCGAGGACGCCGTTCGCTCCGCCGTCGACGAGGCAGGCTACGAGCTCGTGGGCCGCGCCTGAAACCCGCCGCACCACGACCGTCGCGCACGGCCGCAGCACAGCCCCACCGCAACGGTGCCGCCTCGCGGCCGCGCGCACGGGCCCGCCGACGGCAGGGCACGCACCACCGGCGCACCCTGCGGACCGCCCTCACCGCCCGTCCGAGGCGGGCCGGCCGCCCGGGCACGGCCCCGCTCCCGACCGGGCAGGCGACGCGAACCGGTCCGCCCGGCACCTCCCGTCGGGCCGGTTCCGTCGCCAGGGAAGCAGATACTGGTGGGGAAACGGCCCGACTGCTCGACCCAGGAGTCCGCACACATGGCCAGCACCACGGCGCCCGAGGCCCCGGCGGCGGAGACCTCCGATGCCGAGCTCACGATCGGCGGGATGACCTGCGCCTCGTGCGCGGCCCGCGTCGAGAAGAAGCTCAACCGGATGGACGGCGTCACCGCCACCGTCAACTACGCGACCGAGAAGGCCCGCGTGTCCTACGGCACCGGAACCACGCTCGACGATCTCGTCGCCACCGTCGAGAAGACCGGCTACACGGCCCGGCCCGTCGCCCGCCCCGCACCTGCACCACACCTCCGAGCGCCCGAGGACGAACCACCGCCCGCGACCGCCTCGACGGACCAGGGCGACGAAGGCGACGCCCCCCGCGACGCCGCCGGCCGAGCGGCAGGCACCTCCCGCGACGCGACTGGCGCTCTCGTCAACGCGGCCGGCACTCCCCTCGACGCGGCCGGCACCACCCGCGACGCGGCCGAGGCCCCTCGCACCACGGCCGACGACCACGCCGACGACCGTGAGGCCGACCACACGGAAGACCGTGAGGCCGACCACGCGCTCGCCGCGCTCCGGCAGCGCTTGCAGCTCTCGGCGGTGCTGGCCGTACCGGTCGTCCTGATGGCCATGGTCCCCGCCCTCCAGTTCGACAACTGGCAGTGGCTCTCGCTCACCCTCGCCTCCCCCGTCGTCATCTGGGGCGGGCTGCCCTTCCACCGAGCCGCCTGGACGAACCTGCGGCACGGCGCCGCGACGATGGACACCCTCGTGTCGATCGGCACGCTCGCGGCGTTCTGCTGGTCGTTGTGGGCCTTGTTCCTCGGGGACGCGGGCATGCCGGAGATGCGGCACGGGTTCGACGTCACCGCCTCCGGGTCCGACCCCTCCTCCACCATCTATCTGGAGGTGGCGGCAGGGGTCGTCGGTTTCATCCTGCTGGGCCGCTATCTGGAGGCACGGTCCAAGCGGAAGGCGGGCTCCGCCCTGCGCGCTCTGCTCCGTCTCGGCGCGAAGGACGTCACGGTCATCCGTCCGGAAGGAGCTTCCGAACGAGGTGACTCCGGGCGAGGAGACACCGGGCGAGAAGGCTCCGGGCGCGGGACCGGAGAAGTACGCATCCCCGTCGGCCGGCTTCTCGTCGGTGACCACTTCGTCGTGCGGCCCGGTGAGAAGATCGCCACCGACGGCACCGTCGTCGAGGGCACCTCCGCCGTGGACACCTCCATGCTGACCGGGGAGTCCCTTCCGGTGGACGCCGCGCCCGGCGACCCCGTCACCGGCGCGACCCTCAATGTGTCGGGCCGGCTGGTGGTCGAGGCCACCCGCGTCGGTGCCGACACGCAGCTGGCCCGGATGTCCCGGCTCGTCGAGGACGCCCAGAACGGCAAGGCCGCCGCCCAGCGCCTCGCGGACCGGGTCTCGGCGGTCTTCGTGCCCGTGGTGCTGCTGATCGCCCTGGTGACGCTCGTCGCCCAACTGCTCGCCACCGATGACATCACCGGCTCGTTCACCGCCGCCGTGGCCGTGCTGATCATCGCCTGCCCCTGTGCCCTGGGCCTCGCCACGCCCACGGCCCTCATGGCCGGCACCGGCCGGGGCGCCCAGCTCGGCATCCTCATCAAGGGCCCCGAAGTCCTGGAGACCGCCCGGAGGATCGACACGATCGTCCTCGACAAGACCGGCACGGTCACCACCGGCCGCATGACCCTCGGGCGCGTACACACCGCGCCGGGCACGACCGAAGCCGACGTCCTCCGCCTCGCGGGGGCCCTCGAACACGCCTCAGGCCACCCGGTGGCCCGCGCGGTGGCCGCCGGAGCCGCCGCCCGCACAGGTGGAACGCTCCCCGCCACGGCCGACTTCACCGACGTCCCCGGCCTCGGGGTACGCGGCACCGTCGAAGGGCACCAGGTGGTGGCGGGCCGGCCCCAGCTCCTCGCCGGGGCCGGGATCATCCTCCCGCCCTCCCTGGCCGACGCCCTGGCCGAGGCGGCGGGTCAGGGCCGTACCACTGTCGCCGTGGCGTGGGACGGCCTGGCCCGGGGCGTACTGGAGGTGGCCGACACGGTGAAGGAGAGCAGTGCGGAGGCCGTGGCGGAACTCCGCGTGCTGGGCATCCACCCGATCCTGCTGACCGGCGACAACCGGGCCGCGGCGGACGCCGTGGCCCGCGCGGTCGGGATCGACGAGGTCCACGCGGAGGTCCTGCCGGAGGACAAGGTCGAGGTCGTACGGCGCCTCCAGGCCGAGGGCCGGTCGGTGGCGATGGTCGGTGACGGGGTCAACGACGCCGCGGCACTCGCCGTGGCCGATCTGGGCCTGTCGATGGGAACCGGGACCGACGCGGCGATCGAGGCGGGCGACCTCACGCTGGTTCGTGGAGATCTCAAGATGGCCCCTGCCGCTATCCGCCTGTCGAGGCGTACCCTGTCCACCATCAGAAGCAACCTCTTCTGGGCTTTCGGCTACAACGTGGCCGCACTGCCACTCGCCGCGTTCGGGCTGCTCAGCCCCATGATCGCGGGGGCGGCAATGGCGTTCTCGTCGGTCTTCGTCGTGACGAACAGCCTGAGGTTGCGCTCCTTCACATAATTTCTACAAAGAGACTTAGATCACACCGATTCGAGGGTAACCATCTGATGGGTTGGTGAGTCTAAGAGTGCGATGCCAAGGATGTCTTGGGGGACGTCCGATGGAGTGTCTTGGGGGACGCTCCTGGCAAGTGTTGGCCGGGGCACGTGCACCGGGGAGCTTTGAGCGGCCCTCCCGTACGTACCCCGGCAGCCGCACGGCAGTACCGAACTGAATACGTACCACCGCACAACAACGGGAGTTCAGGCTCCCTGCAGACGCCCGGCCGGATCCCGTGGGGGGAATCCGCTCCGGGGGATATGGGAAGCGCCCTGTCCGTCGACCCGTGGGGGGATCGGCGGCGGGGCGTTTCTCGCGTGCGCCGCAGACCTACGCGCACGACCGCCCGCCGCGGCACGCGCCAGGCGCACCGGGCGTCTTCTCGTGACTCCGCGCCGGGCACATCCGGCATCCCTGCGCGCCTCTGCCGAAAACCAGGCGCACCCGAAGCTCCTCCACGGCTCGCGCCGGGCGCCCCCGAAGCCGCTCCACCTCCCCGCCCAGACGCCCCCGAAGCCGCCTCCACCAGGCCACCCCCCGCCCCGCCCCTGGCAAACGCGTCCGGAACGCCGAAACGCCCCGGACACCGCGCTCTGTGTAATGCGAGCGCGGCACGCGGGGCGAAGGATGCCCGGCCGGAGTGGCCGGGGTGCAGCAGCGGCCCTAAGAGCTTCAGCGGCCCTCGACCGGGACGAAGTCACGCAGGACCTCGCCGGTGTAGATCTGGCGCGGGCGGCCGATGCGGGATCCCGGCTCCTTGATCATCTCGTGCCACTGGGCGATCCAGCCGGGGAGGCGGCCGAGCGCGAACAGCACGGTGAACATCTCGGTCGGGAAGCCCATGGCGCGGTAGATCAGGCCCGTGTAGAAGTCCACGTTGGGGTAGAGGTTGCGCGAGACGAAGTACTCGTCGGAGAGCGCGTGCTCCTCCAGCTTGAGCGCGATGTCGAGCAGCTCGTCGGACTTGCCGAGCGACGACAGCACGTCGTGGGCGGCAGCCTTGATGATCTTCGCGCGCGGGTCGAAGGACTTGTACACCCGGTGGCCGAAGCCCATCAGGCGGACGCCGTCCTCCTTGTTCTTCACCTTCTGGATGAAGGAGTCGACGTCGCCACCGTTGGCCTGGATGCCCTCGAGCATCTCCAGCACCGACTGGTTGGCGCCACCGTGCAGCGGGCCCCACAGGGCCGAGATGCCGGCGGAGATCGAGGCGAACATGTTCGCCTGCGAGGAGCCGACCAGACGCACGGTGGAGGTCGAACAGTTCTGCTCGTGGTCCGCGTGCAGGATGAGCAGCTTCTCGAGCGCCGAGACCACGACCGGGTCCGGCACGTACTCCTGGGCCGGGACGGAGAAGGTCATGCGCAGGAAGTTCTCGACGTAGCCGAGGTCGTTCCGCGGGTAGACGAACGGGTGACCGATCGACTTCTTGTACGCGTACGCTGCGATCGTCGGGAGCTTGGCCAGCAGCCGGATCGTCGAGAGGTGACGCTGCTCCTCGTCGAACGGGTTGTGGCTGTCCTGGTAGAAGGTGGACAGCGCGCTGACGACCGAGGACAGCATGGCCATCGGGTGGGCGTCGCGCGGGAAGCCGTCGAAGAAGCGCTTGACGTCCTCGTGCAGCAGCGTGTGCTGGGTGATCTCGTTCTTGAAGGCCGACAGCTCGTCGACCTTCGGAAGGTCACCGTTGATCAGCGTGTAGGCGACCTCGAGGAACGTCGAGCTCTCGGCGAGCTGCTCGATCGGGTATCCGCGGTACCGCAGGATGCCCTGCTCGCCGTCGAGGTAGGTGATGGCGGATTTATACGCGGCCGTGTTGCCGTATCCGCTGTCCAGCGTGACCAGGCCCGTATTGGCCCGGAGCTTCCCGATATCGAAGCCCTTGTCGCCGACGGTGCTGTCGATCACCGGGTAGGTGTACTCGTCATCGCCGTACCGCAGTACTACAGAGTTGTCGCTCTCGCTCACGTCATCCCTCACCGACGTAGTGCCTCTTCTTCGAGGTGCCCTGACTGTCTCCACCCTCCCCCATTTGGCTCAGGAGAGTGCACTCGGGGTCGTCCATTGGACCTAGTGGCGGCACTGAGTGCCGTCAACTTTCTCATCCTGCCCCCTGAGATCCGGTTCCGGAAGGGCTCAGTGATGTTTCCCACCGTTTTGATCGATCATTTTTTCGGAGAAGTCTTCGACCGTTCCGCCACGAAGCCGGAAATCCAGCGCCGTACAGCGCCTGCCTGCGGAAACAGTGCGGACAGCCTGGCCGATGGCCTTGCGCGAACCGACCAGCACCACGAGCTTCTTGGCCCTGGTCACGGCGGTGTAGAGCAGGTTCCGCTGGAGCATCATCCAGGCGCTGGTGGTCACCGGGATGACGACCGCCGGGTACTCGCTGCCCTGCGAACGGTGGATGGTCATCGCGTAGGCATGGGCGAGTTCGTCCAGTTCGTCGAAGTCGTACGCGATCTCCTCCTCCTCGTCGGTGAGGACCGTCAGCTTCTGCTCGTCCGCGTCGAGCGAGGTGACGACACCGACGGTGCCGTTGAAGACGCCGTTCTCCCCCTTGTCGTAGTTGTTCCGGATCTGGGTCACTTTGTCGCCGACCCGGAAGACCCGGCCACCGAACCGCTTCTCGGGCAGGTCGGGGCGGCCCGGGGTGATGGCCTGCTGGAGCAGCCCGTTGAGATGGCCGGCGCCCGCGGGGCCACGGTGCATCGGGGCGAGAACCTGCACGTCACGGCGGGGGTTCAGGCCGAACTTGGCGGGGATGCGCCGGGCCGCGACATCCACGGCGAGCACTCCGGCGTCCTCCGTCTCGTCCTCCACGAAGAGGAAGAAGTCGTCCAGGCCCTGGGTCAGCGGTGGCACTCCGGAGTTGATGCGGTGGGCGTTGGTGACGACACCGGACTTCTGGGCCTGCCGGAAGATGGTGGTCAGCCGGACCGCCGGGACCGGGCCGCCGTCGGCGAGCAGATCCCTCAGCACCTCCCCGGCGCCGACCGAGGGCAGCTGGTCCACATCCCCGACGAGGAGGAGGTGGGCACCGGGTGCCACCGCCTTGACCAGCTTGTTGGCCAGCAGCAGATCGAGCATCGACGCCTCGTCCACGACGACCAGATCGGCGTCCAGGGGCCGGTCCCGGTCGTACGCCGCGTCCCCGCCGGGCTTCAGCTCCAGCAGCCGGTGCACGGTGGACGCCTCGGCTCCGGTCAGCTCGGAGAGCCGCTTCGCGGCCCGTCCGGTCGGGGCGGCCAGCACGACCTTCGCGCTCCTGGCGCGGGCCAGCTCGACCACGGAACGGACGGTGAACGACTTGCCGCAGCCGGGACCACCGGTGAGGACGGCGACCTTCCTGCTGAGCGCGAGGCGGACGGCCGCCTCCTGCTCGGGGGCCAGGCTGGCCCCCGTACGCTGCGCGAGCCAGGCCAGCGCCTTGTCCCAGTCGACGTCCTGGAAGGCCGGCATCCGGTCCTCCGGCGTGCGCAGCAGGCGCTGGACCTGGGCGGCCAGGGAGATCTCGGCGCGGTGGAAGGGGACCAGGTACACGGCGGTGACCGGCTGTCCGTCCTCGGGGCCTGGCACCTTCTCCCGTACGACGCCCTCGGGGTCAGCGGCGAGCTCGGCCAGGCAGTCGATGACGAGTCCGGTGTCGACCTGGAGCAGCTTCACCCCGTCGGCGATCAGCCTCTCCTCGGGGAGGAAGCAGTGCCCCTGGTCCGTGGACTGCGACAGGGCGTACTGGAGTCCGGCCTTGACCCGCTCGGGGCTGTCGTGCGGAATGCCGACGGCCTGGGCGATGCGGTCGGCGGTGAGGAAACCGATGCCCCAGACGTCGGCGGCCAGCCGGTATGGCTGGTTCTTCACGACGGAGATCGACGCGTCCTCGTACTTCTTGTAGATGCGGACGGCGATGGAGGTGGAGACGCCGACGGTCTGGAGGAAGACCATGACCTCCTTGATCGCCTTCTGCTCCTCCCAGGCCGCGGCGATCATCTTCGTCCGCTTCGGACCGAGTCCGGGCACCTCCACGAGCCGCTTCGGCTGCTGCTCGATGATGTCCAGCGTGTCGACACCGAAGTGGGTGGTGATGCGGTCGGCCATGACCGGCCCGATGCCCTTGATCAGGCCGGAGCCGAGATAGCGGCGGATGCCCTGGATGGTGGCCGGGAGGATTGTCGTGTAGTTGTCGACCTGGAACTGTTTCCCGAACTGCGGGTGCGAGGCCCAACGGCCCTCCATCCGCAGGGACTCGCCGGGCTGGGCGCCGAGCAGCGAGCCGACGACGGTGAGCAGATCACTGCTCCCCCGCCCGGTGTCGACGCGGGCGACGGTGTAGCCGTTCTCCTCGTTGGCGTAGGTGATCCGCTCCAGGACGCCTTCGAGCACGGCGGAGTTGGACATGGTGCCGACCGTACCGGGCGGGTCCGACAGCGGGGCCCACCGGCCCGGAGCCGGTCGGCCGGAGCCCGTCCGCCGGGCGCGGACCGGCGGTCGCCGGGCGCGCGTGAACCCGCCCCGTACGGGGCGGGAGACGTACGACCGGGCCGATAAGCGCTGGTCCGGAACACGCCCGGCGGCCGATGATGTGCTCATGGCTCTGACCGACACCCTGCGGCGCGTGGACGCCGACCTCGCCGCCGGGCGCA includes:
- a CDS encoding ATP-dependent RecD-like DNA helicase produces the protein MSNSAVLEGVLERITYANEENGYTVARVDTGRGSSDLLTVVGSLLGAQPGESLRMEGRWASHPQFGKQFQVDNYTTILPATIQGIRRYLGSGLIKGIGPVMADRITTHFGVDTLDIIEQQPKRLVEVPGLGPKRTKMIAAAWEEQKAIKEVMVFLQTVGVSTSIAVRIYKKYEDASISVVKNQPYRLAADVWGIGFLTADRIAQAVGIPHDSPERVKAGLQYALSQSTDQGHCFLPEERLIADGVKLLQVDTGLVIDCLAELAADPEGVVREKVPGPEDGQPVTAVYLVPFHRAEISLAAQVQRLLRTPEDRMPAFQDVDWDKALAWLAQRTGASLAPEQEAAVRLALSRKVAVLTGGPGCGKSFTVRSVVELARARSAKVVLAAPTGRAAKRLSELTGAEASTVHRLLELKPGGDAAYDRDRPLDADLVVVDEASMLDLLLANKLVKAVAPGAHLLLVGDVDQLPSVGAGEVLRDLLADGGPVPAVRLTTIFRQAQKSGVVTNAHRINSGVPPLTQGLDDFFLFVEDETEDAGVLAVDVAARRIPAKFGLNPRRDVQVLAPMHRGPAGAGHLNGLLQQAITPGRPDLPEKRFGGRVFRVGDKVTQIRNNYDKGENGVFNGTVGVVTSLDADEQKLTVLTDEEEEIAYDFDELDELAHAYAMTIHRSQGSEYPAVVIPVTTSAWMMLQRNLLYTAVTRAKKLVVLVGSRKAIGQAVRTVSAGRRCTALDFRLRGGTVEDFSEKMIDQNGGKHH